The following coding sequences lie in one Crassostrea angulata isolate pt1a10 chromosome 10, ASM2561291v2, whole genome shotgun sequence genomic window:
- the LOC128164884 gene encoding uncharacterized protein LOC128164884 produces the protein MSRSRRRGPAADTRSVSTSSLSVRTEVSPVQTVAQTLTGMCSDHELEILNLYCRTCDQLVCTDCVLQKHKLHDWCKVKDIADDKRADLYSNTQKVLEKTLPKFEQTLQDVQQISRENQKKKKETLQKIEDQSTAILACVRRIEQKLKEAVEQSFQSCLEGERDIREDFRNLSGLSKECEMVSQKGSDTDAIMVNSKLEKYIRQVTDLHSDSFKCDSSFEPGTIDNEEIEKMFGRVNVVSRSGRSNYVPQVVVGERKLLSKTTLNEDITSICSLGNQIWLHPRGSTENVVLDHEGNFATVKNFGVDVSHAFAKSLDGFLLCVDHVGKAILKLSGDGKFSKVVNTAPMKPLSICMTREGQYLACLEDSPSNGHAKTSQSRVFRLSVSGRIVQSIGTRLFKSPKKVLENTNSDICVIDKPQDQSSLLSVVSSAGVSMFKYTALSPSDVCCDQYSNIILISHRRPDVQILDHKGALLQTVLAVDIDNTFSALCVTIDNDAIWVAGTNGNVARIEVVYN, from the coding sequence ATGTCGAGATCTCGAAGAAGAGGACCAGCCGCTGATACTAGGTCTGTGAGTACTAGTAGTTTGTCGGTGAGAACTGAAGTATCGCCGGTTCAAACCGTGGCTCAGACCCTGACTGGTATGTGTTCTGATCACGAACTGGAAATTCTTAATCTGTATTGCCGAACATGTGACCAGTTGGTTTGTACCGACTGCGTTCTCCAGAAGCATAAGTTACACGACTGGTGCAAAGTCAAAGACATCGCAGACGACAAGAGAGCCGATTTATACAGCAATACACAGAAAGTTCTAGAAAAAACCCTTCCGAAATTTGAACAAACTCTCCAAGATGTTCAACAGATTTCACGAGAAAaccaaaagaagaaaaaagaaactcTTCAGAAAATCGAGGACCAAAGTACAGCCATCTTGGCGTGCGTTCGGAGGATAGAACAGAAACTGAAGGAAGCCGTGGAACAAAGTTTCCAGTCGTGTCTAGAAGGTGAACGGGACATACGCGAGGATTTCCGGAATTTATCTGGACTATCCAAGGAATGTGAGATGGTTTCTCAAAAGGGAAGCGATACCGATGCAATTATGGTGAACAGTAAGCTTGAGAAGTATATACGGCAAGTCACTGATCTACACAGTGATTCCTTTAAATGCGACTCTTCCTTTGAACCAGGGACCATCGACAATGAAGAAATTGAGAAGATGTTTGGTCGTGTCAATGTCGTGAGCCGATCAGGTCGTTCAAACTACGTACCACAAGTCGTCGTCGGCGAGCGGAAGCTGTTATCCAAAACGACGCTTAATGAGGACATCACCTCCATTTGCTCCCTGGGAAATCAAATTTGGCTTCATCCTCGAGGTTCGACGGAAAATGTCGTCCTCGATCACGAAGGAAATTTTGCAACCGTGAAAAATTTCGGAGTTGATGTTTCACACGCCTTTGCAAAGTCCTTGGATGGATTTCTCTTATGTGTGGACCACGTGGGTAAAGCAATTCTGAAGCTCTCCGGCGACGGAAAGTTTTCAAAGGTTGTCAACACGGCCCCGATGAAGCCCCTGTCGATCTGCATGACCCGGGAAGGTCAGTACCTGGCGTGTTTGGAAGATTCCCCAAGTAACGGCCACGCCAAGACCAGTCAGAGCCGAGTGTTCAGACTCTCTGTAAGTGGCCGCATTGTACAGAGCATCGGAACCAGGCTGTTTAAGTCACCAAAGAAAGTTCTAGAGAACACGAATTCGGACATATGCGTGATCGACAAGCCGCAAGATCAGAGCAGTCTGCTCAGCGTTGTGTCGTCTGCTGGCGTCTCCATGTTCAAGTACACGGCCCTGTCCCCCTCTGACGTATGTTGTGACCAGTATTCCAACATCATCCTAATCAGCCACCGTCGCCCCGATGTCCAGATTCTGGACCATAAAGGAGCTCTTCTCCAGACAGTGCTAGCTGTAGACATAGACAATACATTTAGTGCTCTGTGCGTCACTATAGACAATGACGCAATATGGGTAGCAGGAACAAATGGCAATGTCGCAAGGATAGAAGTAGTCTATAACTGA